TCGACGTTGCTTTCGTCGATGGACGGCAAGGGATGCCGCAAGGGCCCCGCCGAGTAGAAGGCTCTCGCGCATCACCGCAAGGAAATTGTGGCGGGAGAAAAGGCTGACCCAGAAGAGCGACGGATCGGCCGCGCGGCGCACATCCAGAAAGAGAGGAAGCGGGCTGAGCACGTACGCGCCGTGGAGGGGCCAAAAGAGGGGGATGCCGAAGGGCGGACGGGTGTCTACGGCAAGCATGTCCAGGACCAGGTGACTCCCGTAGGCGAGTGCGGCGAGGGTCACCAGAGGTCGAACGGGGGAGTGTCTCCACCGGGCAACGGCGGCCACCACTGCCACGACGACCACCAGCGCCCCCAGGCTGTGCGTGATCCCATGGTGGAAGCGATTGGCGTTCTGAACGAGAAGGCCGGGCAGGAAGTCCAGATCGGGTAAGTTGGCCACGAACACAGCCAGGACAAGCCAGCTGCCCCGAAGGGTCTTCCCTGTGGCCATCCAGCTGATCGTACCTGCCAGGCTGTGCGCAATCGGCGAGGGCATGCTACAATCTCCCCGAAACCGTCACCGCCGCCAGAAATCCCTCGTGAAGAGGACCAGTACAGTGTAGATCTCCAATCGGCCCAGAACCATGAGGAAGCTGAGAAGCCATTTCCCCAGGGCCGGAAGTTGGGCATAGTTGTCCGTCGGTCCCACACAACCCAGTCCCGGCCCTACATTGCCGAGGGTGGCTGCCACGGAGGAGACGGCACTGATCAGATCCAACCCCATGAGGGACATGAGGAGTGTGCCCAGACTGAAGACAAGCAGGTAGAGAAAGGTGAAGCCGAGTATGTTCAGGATGAGGTCGGAGGAAACACGCTGTCCGTCCAGGCGGACCGGTACCACGGCGCGGCTGTGGAGGAGCTTACGCATCTCGGCTATGCCCTGCTTGAGAAGGACCAGCACCCGCATCATCTTGACGCTGCCGCCCGTGGAGCCTGCGCAACCCCCGAAGAACATCAGCAGAAGCAGGAGGAATTGAGCAGCAGGAGGCCATTGCTCGAAGTCAGCGGTGACGAAACCAGTGGTTGTGGTGATGGACGCGGACTGGAAGAAGACGTCGCGCAAGTCGTCGGCCAGGCTGGAATGGCTTTGCCAGGCAGGGTCGAGGATGCGCATGGCAAGCAACAAGAGGGCGCTTCCCACGATTACGACCAGGTAGAAACGGAACTCCTCGCTCTTCCAATAGCACGACGGCTTTCCCTGCAGAGCGCGGTAATGGAGGGCAAAGTTAGAGCCTGCCAGAAGCATGAACACAATGATGATCCACTGGACGGCTGGGCCGAAGTAGGCAATGGACCGGTTATGAGTGGAGAAGCCCCCGGTGGCCATGGTCCCGAACGTGTGGCACAGGGCGTCAAAAAGGTCCATTCCGGCGAGCATCAGGGCGACCGTCTCGGCCGCGCTGAGGCCGGCGTAGAGCAGCCAGAGGAGCTTGGCGGTCTGGCTGATGCGCGGCGCCAGTTTCTCGGGCACAGGTCCCGGAATCTCCGCCTTATAGAGCTGCATTCCTCCTACGCCCATCACGGGGAGCAAGGCGAGGGAGAGCACGATGATCCCCATTCCACCGAGCCAATGGGTGAGGCTGCGCCAGAAAAGAATGCCCTTCGGGACGGACTCGATATCGTTCAGGACGCTGGCACCGGTGGTGGTGAAGCCGGAAACGGTTTCAAAGAAGGCGTCGGTAAAGCTGGGCAGGGTACCTGTCAGCACGAAGGGCAGGCAGCCGAACAATCCACACGCAAGCCAGCCCAGGGTCACGATGGCAAAGCTCTCGTGGATCGCCAGCTCTTCTGGCTTGGGATTGGTCAGAACGAGGGCAAGGCCCACGGCCGCGCTGATCGAGAAGGAGATCAGGATGCCCGAGCTGCTGCCATCCTGGTAGTACACGCTCCAGGCAAGGGGGAACAGCATGGCGGCCGCCATGAAAAGCAGCACCAGGCCGAGGGAGAACAGGACAGAGGACAAGCGCACGGATGCTCCCTTCGGAGTCAGGTCAGGAGTTTTTCAACCTTGGGCACAGCCTCCGGAAGGCAGAACACAACAACCCTCGCCCCGGGCGCGATCTGGGTGTCCCCGACGGGAATCACAACCTGGTCGCCATAGGTCACGGCTCCGAGAAGGGCCCCCTGTGGGAAGGCCAGGGTCCGCAAGGGCTTATGGGTGATCTCCGCGTCACTGCCCACCACAAACTCGAGCGCTTCGGCGTCGAGGCTGGGGAGGCGGGCGGCCGAGAGGAGCTCCGCTTTACTTACCAGGCGCATGATGGTGTTGGCTGCAATGGTGTGAATGTTCACTGCCGCGTCCAGCCCGATGGGAGTCATCAGAGGGAGATACTCGGGGCGCCCGATCAGCGTAATGGTCTTCTGCACGCCGAGGTGTTTGGCCAGAAGGGAGGTGATGATGTTCGTCTCATCGTCTCCGGTTACGGCGATGAAGGCCTGGGTATCGGTAATGCCCTCCTGCGCAAGGACGTCAATGTCCCTGCCATCGGCTTGGATAACCATGGTCCTCCGCAGAGCGACGGCCGCCTCCTGGCTGAGGGTCGGCTGACTCTCGACCAGCTTTACGCGCATGGATTCGTCCTGCTCCAGAAGGGTCGCAAGATTCCGGCCAAGCCTTCCGCCGCCCAGGATCATTACCCGGCTGATCTTCTCCTCTTTCTTGCCCGCGGCCAAGACCAGGGCACGTACATCTTCCGTGCGCGCCACCACGAAGACTTCGTCTCCCCGCAGGATGCGCGTTTGCCCCGAGGGGATAATGGTCTTGGCGGCACGAAGAATGGCCACCAGACGGAACGGCGGAAGCTTGGGGTCGTTGGAAATCTCCTCCAGCGTGCGATTCAGCCAGGGAGAGGTGGCGTCCAACTTGATGCCGACAAGCTGCACGCGGCCGTCTGAGAACTCCACGACCTCGCTTGCTGCCGAACGTCGCAATAGGCGGACAATCTCCTGGGCGGTTTCCCACTCCGGGTGAATCGCCACGTCCACGCCGAATTCCGACCAAATGGGAATCCCATTCCGTTCCCAATAGGTCTCCCGCAGTCGCGCAATGACCTTCTTCGCGCCCAGTTTTTTCGCAAGGAGGGAGACCACAAGGTTGGTCTCATCGGAGCCCGTAACGGTACACACCAGATCGGCCGCCCGAACCCCCGCCTCCAGAAGGAGGCTCGGATCGGTGCCGTTACCTTGCAGGACCAAGCCGTCGACATGTTCCTGGAGGGCCCGGCACCGTTCCGGATCGGAGTCGATGGCCGCCACGTCGTGGCCGCGTTGCGCCAGCAGTCGCGAAAGGTGACTCCCCTCTTCTCCCAACCCGACCACCAGGCACCGCATGGGGTCTCTCCTCTCCGTCCGAACAGACAAGACGGATCGTGACTTCCGCCCCTCCCACGGGGCGCACACCGTGCAAACCTGTCCACCTCTGCCAGGTCCTCAAGTAAGGTGAGGGCCCGTCGAAACACGCTAAGAATAGCCAAGCCAAAGCAAAAACGCAACGGCATTGCCGGGAGGGTGACGGCTGGAGAGAAAACCCCACAAGCCAATTGCCTTGCCCGGCAGAGGATAGAGGCCACCCGGTCCTCAAACCTGCAGGTGTTGCGATCCGGGGGCTTGTTTGGCCGCGACCACGAGGTAAAGGCCAGGCCGGTCGACGTAGCCCAGCATCGACAGATGGCAATTCCGTAGCCACCGAACGAGCACGGCCTGAGGAGGGAGAATGTCCTGGCTTACCGGAGGCCCCACACGGCGGTGAAGAAGGCGGAGCTCACTTCGGCTGGCGGGGTGGGCAATCACCAGCCGACCGCCCGGGCGGAGGGCATCGGCGATGGCCCGCAGGGCCTCTTCCTTGTGGCGGAAGTGGGCAAAGGCGGCGTGGACCACTACGACATCGAGAGTGGCGGGTGCAAACGGGAGCGCGTGGGCGTCGGCTTGGCACAGGGGGATCGCATCGGAGCAGCTTCGGCGGCGGCCTTCCTTCAACATGTCCCTGGAGAGGTCGGCGGCGATTACCGAGGTTTCCCCATTGGTAAGGCGCTTGATGGCGCGCGCCAGCCACCCTGTGCCACACCCGAGGTCCAGCACTCGCATTCCGGGCGTTAGGTGGAGCACGCCCAGAATTGCCTGCAGGTTGTCACAACGTTGTGCGGTATCTTGCCAATCAGGAGCCAGGGCGTCGAAAAACGCTTGTCGCGGGTCCAGCCCGGCCACCTCAGACCTCCAGGAAGCGAGACAGGCGAGGCAAGAGGGCGGGTACGAGGACGACCATCAGAACAATCCCGGGTAGCCCGTAGGCCACAGCGGCAAGGCCCGTCCAGTGGGATGGTAGACCCAGCGCCGGGGCTACAGCCAATGCGATAAGCAACAGCAGCAACCGGTTCACGGCGAAGGCCAGAAGCAGGGCGAGCGTGGGCTGGATGCCAAGCCTGTACAGCAGAGCGATGAGCCCCGCGAATACCCCCAGTTCCACGGAGAGCACGGGGGCTACAGGCGGCATCAGCGACGGCATTCCGGTTACGAAGGAGGACAGGAGAGGGGTAAATACGCCGACCGCGACAGCTACCCAGGGGCGTAGGGCAAAGCTTCCCACTGCCAGCGGCAGGAACATCGGAAGGAAGACCGGTCCCACACCTGCGGCGTGGAAAAGGATGGGCAAAAGGACCCCCGCTGCGGTCACGATGGCGCCCAGGGCAAGCTGGCGATACCTGTCGCTCCTCCGCTTTCGCGGATCCGGGGGCCTTGGGTTTTGTTGGGGCTCAGGCATCACAGAGCGGTCACGAGCTCCAGCGACACACTTCGCCCTGGCATGGGGTAGCCGAGCATGAGCTGATAATCGGTGTCCAGCGCGTTCTGCACTCTCACCACAATCTGCGAGTGTGGAAGGTTGTAGCCCAGTGTGAAGTCCAGAACCGTGTGATCCGGTAATCTCTGCCTGTGTCGGTCTTCTCCGTAGAGCTCTTCGACGCGATTAAGGCTTGCTGCCAGGTCCCACCGGTGCCAGGAGGCCGTCCCGGAGGCTCCGTAGCGGCGCTTGGGGGAATATCGGGTCTCCTCCCCTGGATTGAGGAGCGAGCCGAACAGGCGGAGGCTACCCACCGAGCCCACCCGCCAGGTGAGGTCCCATTCGAGACCCTTGTGCACGAAGGAGCCCGAATTGGTGAGGCGTAGATTCGGATAGCGGCCCTCCACTCGAATGAGATTGCTTCCCTCAGCCCAGAAGCCGCTCAGATCGAGAAGGAGACGGGAGAGGGGTTGCGCGTGCAGCCCAATCTCGTAATTCCAGAGGCGTTCCGGCCGCAGGTTGGGCGTCGGAGCGGGAAACAGGTACAGCTCCCGGATGGTGGGGCTGCGGAATCCCTTGCCCACGTTGAAGCGCAGGCTGAGCCTGCTCCGGGGCTCCCAGACAAGCCCCAGCTTCGGAACCCACTCATTGCCGAACAGTTGGTGATGTTCGAGCCGTAAGCCTCCGGAGACGATCAACCACGGGGCAAGGATATGGCGGAGGTGGAGGTAGGGAGCCCATTGCGCCACGTAATGGCGGCCGAAGTCGCGGCCGCTCTTGCGGTTGACGGCGTGACCACCGTAGCGCAGAAAATCTGCCCCAAGGGTGGCGACGCTGCCCACCAGGGGCTTGGCCGTGAGGTAGGTGCTGAGCCCGTAGGTCCGGTCGATCGAGTGCCAGCCGTCGTAGATGTCGTGACGACCGTAGTTCACAAAGGCGCGCGCGGTGGCGGTTCCCAGCCTTGTCTTGCCTTGCACCTGAAAATCGCCACCGGCGCGTAGCACATCAACCCAGTGGTCTTGATAAGGGCGAGAGACGGGGCCAGGGTCGTAAGCGCGGAAATCGGCCACGCGACCACTGGCCAACAGCTCCAAGCGGGGGTCAGGGCGGTAGGCGAGGCGCGCCGTGTAGTTGTCACCCCTGAATTCCGAGTTCGGTCGGTGGCCGTCCGTGTGCTTGTCCGTGGCCGTGAGGTAGTAATCCCATCGGCCGAAATGGGCTCCGTGGCGGAGGGAGGCAAGGCGGGTGTCCCAGCTTCCGCTGCGGAGCTTGATCTGCGTCTCCGAACCAGGCTGCGTGAGCTTTCGGGGGATGACGTTTATCACGCCCCCCATGGCGTTGCTGCCGTAGAGGACGGAGGCCGGTCCCCGGACCACCTCAATGCGCTCGGCGGATTCGAGGTCGTAGGCATCCGGCAGGGGATGCCCCATCAGCCCCATCAGATCAGGTCTCCCGTCGATGAGCATCAGGACCTCTGTGTTCGGTGCGCCGCCGATCCCCCGAATGGTGATTCCACCCGCTGCGTCGGACCCCACGCCAAATCCCAGAACTCCGCGCTGCGTGAGGTAGACTCCCGGCGTGGCCTGGGCTAAGGCCTCGTGAACAGTGCTGGCTCCGAGGAAGCGGGGCACGGCGGCCGGGAGTACGGTGACCGTGGCGTCGACCTCCCGCTGGGGACCTTCCAGGCGGTTCGCCGTCACCACGATCGGACGGAAGTAGTATTTCACAGAGTCGCGCTGGGTGTCGGCGGCCATGGCGGCAACCCACCCCAGGGCCAAAACCAGACCCCCCATTGCTCGTGCGAGCAGTTGCCCTCTCCGCATTACGTCCTCCCTATGGCAGGATTCCTCGGTCATGCGATGGTCGC
The candidate division KSB1 bacterium genome window above contains:
- a CDS encoding TonB-dependent receptor, with protein sequence MRRGQLLARAMGGLVLALGWVAAMAADTQRDSVKYYFRPIVVTANRLEGPQREVDATVTVLPAAVPRFLGASTVHEALAQATPGVYLTQRGVLGFGVGSDAAGGITIRGIGGAPNTEVLMLIDGRPDLMGLMGHPLPDAYDLESAERIEVVRGPASVLYGSNAMGGVINVIPRKLTQPGSETQIKLRSGSWDTRLASLRHGAHFGRWDYYLTATDKHTDGHRPNSEFRGDNYTARLAYRPDPRLELLASGRVADFRAYDPGPVSRPYQDHWVDVLRAGGDFQVQGKTRLGTATARAFVNYGRHDIYDGWHSIDRTYGLSTYLTAKPLVGSVATLGADFLRYGGHAVNRKSGRDFGRHYVAQWAPYLHLRHILAPWLIVSGGLRLEHHQLFGNEWVPKLGLVWEPRSRLSLRFNVGKGFRSPTIRELYLFPAPTPNLRPERLWNYEIGLHAQPLSRLLLDLSGFWAEGSNLIRVEGRYPNLRLTNSGSFVHKGLEWDLTWRVGSVGSLRLFGSLLNPGEETRYSPKRRYGASGTASWHRWDLAASLNRVEELYGEDRHRQRLPDHTVLDFTLGYNLPHSQIVVRVQNALDTDYQLMLGYPMPGRSVSLELVTAL
- a CDS encoding metal-dependent hydrolase, whose protein sequence is MPSPIAHSLAGTISWMATGKTLRGSWLVLAVFVANLPDLDFLPGLLVQNANRFHHGITHSLGALVVVVAVVAAVARWRHSPVRPLVTLAALAYGSHLVLDMLAVDTRPPFGIPLFWPLHGAYVLSPLPLFLDVRRAADPSLFWVSLFSRHNFLAVMRESLLLGGALAASLAVHRRKQRRAASSGRSEKLPPPK
- a CDS encoding TrkH family potassium uptake protein; translated protein: MRLSSVLFSLGLVLLFMAAAMLFPLAWSVYYQDGSSSGILISFSISAAVGLALVLTNPKPEELAIHESFAIVTLGWLACGLFGCLPFVLTGTLPSFTDAFFETVSGFTTTGASVLNDIESVPKGILFWRSLTHWLGGMGIIVLSLALLPVMGVGGMQLYKAEIPGPVPEKLAPRISQTAKLLWLLYAGLSAAETVALMLAGMDLFDALCHTFGTMATGGFSTHNRSIAYFGPAVQWIIIVFMLLAGSNFALHYRALQGKPSCYWKSEEFRFYLVVIVGSALLLLAMRILDPAWQSHSSLADDLRDVFFQSASITTTTGFVTADFEQWPPAAQFLLLLLMFFGGCAGSTGGSVKMMRVLVLLKQGIAEMRKLLHSRAVVPVRLDGQRVSSDLILNILGFTFLYLLVFSLGTLLMSLMGLDLISAVSSVAATLGNVGPGLGCVGPTDNYAQLPALGKWLLSFLMVLGRLEIYTVLVLFTRDFWRR
- the trkA gene encoding Trk system potassium transporter TrkA, producing the protein MRCLVVGLGEEGSHLSRLLAQRGHDVAAIDSDPERCRALQEHVDGLVLQGNGTDPSLLLEAGVRAADLVCTVTGSDETNLVVSLLAKKLGAKKVIARLRETYWERNGIPIWSEFGVDVAIHPEWETAQEIVRLLRRSAASEVVEFSDGRVQLVGIKLDATSPWLNRTLEEISNDPKLPPFRLVAILRAAKTIIPSGQTRILRGDEVFVVARTEDVRALVLAAGKKEEKISRVMILGGGRLGRNLATLLEQDESMRVKLVESQPTLSQEAAVALRRTMVIQADGRDIDVLAQEGITDTQAFIAVTGDDETNIITSLLAKHLGVQKTITLIGRPEYLPLMTPIGLDAAVNIHTIAANTIMRLVSKAELLSAARLPSLDAEALEFVVGSDAEITHKPLRTLAFPQGALLGAVTYGDQVVIPVGDTQIAPGARVVVFCLPEAVPKVEKLLT
- a CDS encoding ECF transporter S component, whose protein sequence is MPEPQQNPRPPDPRKRRSDRYRQLALGAIVTAAGVLLPILFHAAGVGPVFLPMFLPLAVGSFALRPWVAVAVGVFTPLLSSFVTGMPSLMPPVAPVLSVELGVFAGLIALLYRLGIQPTLALLLAFAVNRLLLLLIALAVAPALGLPSHWTGLAAVAYGLPGIVLMVVLVPALLPRLSRFLEV
- a CDS encoding methyltransferase domain-containing protein is translated as MAGLDPRQAFFDALAPDWQDTAQRCDNLQAILGVLHLTPGMRVLDLGCGTGWLARAIKRLTNGETSVIAADLSRDMLKEGRRRSCSDAIPLCQADAHALPFAPATLDVVVVHAAFAHFRHKEEALRAIADALRPGGRLVIAHPASRSELRLLHRRVGPPVSQDILPPQAVLVRWLRNCHLSMLGYVDRPGLYLVVAAKQAPGSQHLQV